Genomic window (Flavobacterium oreochromis):
ATGTATGTAAATGATTTGCTAGCTGATAAAGCAACAAAAGGAGATAGTTGTACATTTAAATTACCTTTTAGAATACGCCTATCAGATAAATTGTATAAAATTGTAGAAGCATAATGATTATCATAACTTTGCAAAGAGATAAATGTATTGGATGTAATTATTGCGTAGAGTTTGCACCAGCACAATTTCAAATGTCTAAAAAAGATGGAAAATCCGTTCTAATAAAATCAATTGATACAAAAGGTTTTCATACATTAAAATCACATGATCATACTATTTTTGAAGCATGCGAATTGGCAGAAAAAGCCTGTCCAGTACATATCATTA
Coding sequences:
- a CDS encoding ferredoxin, with translation MIIITLQRDKCIGCNYCVEFAPAQFQMSKKDGKSVLIKSIDTKGFHTLKSHDHTIFEACELAEKACPVHIITVKET